In the Streptomyces spororaveus genome, GCCAGTTTGAGGCGGGGCACGGCCAGCAGGCCCACGCAGACCGCGAGGAGTCCGCTGACGAGGGAGAACGACTCGCTCAGGGTGCCGATCGCGAAGCCGATGAGGAACGCCGCGGCGAAGCCGCCCGCGCGTACGGCGGCCCGCTCCTGCCGGACCGTCCAGATGGCCAGCAGCAGCGCCCACACCCCGATGACGCTCGGAATGGTGTGGGAGATGGTGGCCGGAGCCCACAGCAGGACCTGATAGCTGCGGGTGCCGCCGTAGTAGATCACGGCCTGGACGGCCAGGGCGGCGGCGACCAGGAGGAGCACCGGGGGTTTCACGCCGAGCGCCCGCAGGAACCGGATCCCGAGCAGGACCAGGCCGGCGGTGAAGGCGACGGCGATGACGGTGGGCAGGATCTTCACCCCGGCGAGTCCGTCACCGTAGATGATGCCGCTCAGGAAGGCGTTGGTGATCCGGCCGTTCTGGGTGGCGTAGAAGTCGTGCGTGATGCCGAGGACTCCCAGGTCGCGGGACTTCCAGGCGGCGCACCAGTCGTCCGAGGTGGGACGTACGTAGAGGCCGAGGAAGCAGCCGACGGCGATCAGGGCGCCGGCGGCCGCCACGAGGGAGCCGCCCGCGGCCGGCAGGAGCCTGCGGACGAACCGGCGGTTCCCCTCGGTCGGAGCAGTGCTCATTCACCCGTCCTTCGCTGCGGAGTGCGGCCGGAGCGACTTCCTCCGGTCACCCGGTCACCCCAATGTGCACGGTCGGCCGTGCACCGGCATCCGAGCGGAGAGCCGCCGGGCCGGGCCCGGGGCGATCCCGCCGTGCGCCCCGGGCGTCCTCGCCCCCGCCGAGGGACTTCGGCCCGTTGCTCCGTCCGTCGCACCGGCCCCGCTCCGTCCGTCGCACCGGCCCCGCTCCGTGCGTTGCTCCGTGCGTGGACGCGAGGCCTCCGGCGGGCCGTGCGTCACCCGGGCGGCGGGTATGTCGTGGCGGGCTCCGCACCACCGGCCCACGATGGGAGGTCCGGGGCCGTGCGCGCGCAAGCCCGAAAGAAGGAGTGGCGATGCCTGCTGCCCTGCTCGTCCGCTGGGCGGCCGTCACGGCGTCGGTCGCGAGCGTCGCCCTCCCGGTGTGTGTCGCGGCGAGCCCGGCCGGCCGACCCGCGGGCGGCGAGCGGCCGGTGTTCTTCGTCCGGCCCCTCGGGCACCAGAGCCTTGGCGATGCCGAGGGCCGATACGCGCCCCTGTCGATGCTCGTCGCCCCCACCGTCGGCCTCCTCTCCAACACCACCGCAGCCGAGGGCGTCACACCCGCCGTCGCCGGGGGCGCGCGGTACGTCGAGGGGAGCCATGTGCTCCGGCTGCTGTCCGGCCGGTGGAGGTACCTGCCGGTCGGCCGGACGGCGTCGGTCGTGGTGGCCCCGGAGGATCCGGCGGCCCGTCTGCGGATCGCGGAGAGCCGCGCCTGGCTGGCCGCGGGCCGGGTGCCGGGCGGCTCGCCGGCCCGGCGGGCGGCGGCCGAGCGGGCCCTGCTGGCGATGCGCGCCCTGCTGCGGCCCAACGGGGCCATGGCGGCGGGCTGGTCCCCCGGCTGGATGTACTCCTGGCCGCGCGACTCCAGCTTCGCCTCCGCCGCGTTCGCGCACACCGGCCACGACGCCGAGGCCTACCGGATCCTGCGCTACAGCGCCGCGACCCAGCGCGCGGACGGTACCTGGGACGCGCGGACGGAGCTCGACGGATCCGGCCCGCCCGACGCCAGGCTGTGGCAGCTCGACGCCAACGGCTGGGTCCCCTGGGCCACCTGGCAGTGGTACCTGACAGCGCCGCCCGCCACCCGCCGCGCCCGGCTGGCCGCCCTCTACCCGATGATCCGCAAGGCGGCCGACCGCGCCGCGGCCTCCCTGGGGGCGGACGGGCTGCCTCCGGCCTCCCCGGACTACTGGGAGGTGATGACGACCACGACGAACATCGGTACGGCGGCGCCCCTGCTCGCCGGGCTCAACGCCGCCGCGGACCTGGCCGGCGAGCTGGACCGGCCGGCGGACGCGGCCCGCTGGAGCGGCGCCGCCGGGCGGCTCTCCACCGGCATCTCCAGGAGGTTCGCCCCTCTCGGCTATCAGCGCACCGTCGACGGACGGCACGGACGGGACAGCGCGGTGGCCTTCATGGCGCCTCCCTTCAACGCGGCCCCGGCCGGTCTGCCCCGGGCGCTGGACACCACGTACGAGGCGCTGCTCCTGCCCAACGGGGGGCTCACCCCCGGAAACGACCCGACGGCGCCCTGGGGCGCGAACGCCTGGACCCCCAGCACCTCGTTCTTCGCCCTCGCCTGGGCGGGTACGGGGCGGACGGCGCGGGCCGGGCAGGTGCTGGACTGGGTCCTCGCGAAGCGGAACGCGCTCGGGGAGCTGCCCGAGAAGGTGGACCGGGCGGGCAGGCCCTCGTCGGTCGCACCACTGGCCTGGACGGGATCGATCGTCGTCCTCACCCTGGTGGCGCTCGACGGCGGGGTGCTCCCCGCGCCGCCCCTGAGACCGTAGGGGGTGTCCTGCCGGTCAGCTCCGCGGCCGTCGGACCGAATCCGTTCCGTCACCGGGCGGCGGGGCGGTGCGCAGGCGCTCCAGCTCGGTGAGGAGGCGCTGGTAGGCGCGCTTCTCGGCCGCCACCGCGTGCGCGAGCGCGGGGTCGCGCGGATCCTGCCGGGCCCGGGCCTCGCGTGCGGCGGTGACGCGGAGTTCCCTCGCCCTGTCGAGTTCGTCCATCGCCTCGACGGCTCCGGCGTCGAGCAGCTTGTGCTCCAGGACCTGGGTGAAGGCCCGCTCCGTCGGCGCCGCGAGCGTGTCGAGGTCCTCCGCGCAGCTCTCCGGGGTGTCCGTCTCCGCGCAGGCCTCGTCGAGACCACGGGAGAGCGACCCGAGGGCCTTCCCCAGTTCCGGATACCCCCGGTCGGGCGCGGTGTCGTTGCCGCACCCGGCCACCAGGGCCGTGCAGGCCGCGAGGGCGGCCACGGCGCGCATCGTTGCGGGTCCCCCGCACAAGCGACGGCACGAGAGGAGAGGAGGGGTCATGAAAGCCCCGATCGCCCGTTGGTCCGAGTGCGCCGGCACCAGCAGCGCGAGGTGGTCCGGCTGCCATCGTCGCCCGCCCCGATCCGCCCTGCCACCCGGCGGCCACGGCCGCCCGGGTGTGCGCGGCGCGGGTCACCGAGGGGGCTGTCCCCCGGCGACGGCCGAGCCCGGACGTCCGGCCTGGGCGAGCGTCCAGGGCTGGACCGCCCGGTGCCACGGGGCGGGGGTCCTGCTGCCGGCCGGTGTGGCGCCGCCGGCGGGGACCGTCGTGATGACGTGGAGATCGGCGTCCAGGCCGAGCGCCGCGGCGACGGCCGAACCGGCTCCCTCGGCCACCCCGGCCGGGGCGCCCGTGTACAGCATCTGGGACTCCTGCCAGGGCTGCGGACCGTCGGTGGCCGCGACGCCGACCGTGCCCGCGCCCGCCCGGCCCGCGAGCAGGTCGCCCGCGATGCCCACGGCGCCGTAGCCGCCCAGGCCGCCGGCCTCGGCGACCGGGGAGAACTCCGGCGCGGGTCCGCCCGCTCGGGCCAGGCTCGTGGCGACCGTGCCGATCCCGGGCCGGCGGAAGAAGAGGCGGACGCCGTCGCCCTCCGCGCGCACGGAGAGCGTGCCCGTCGTCTGGGGCAGTCCGGTCGGGACGGGGCCGCGGAGGGGGGTGCCGGGTGCCGGCTGGACCCAGGCCAGTACGGATCCGGCCGTGGCCGCGTACACGTGGCGCCGCCCGGAGTCGTCGGTCGCGGTGACCGGATCGCCCTGGAGGCCGGCGCCGCCCAGGGCCTGCCAGGCCCCGAATTCGCCGCCCGGGGTCTCCTGTGCCCGGGCGCGCAGCGTCCGCCGGGAGTCGCGGACGTACACCGTCATCCGGCCCTCGGGGTCCACCACCACGGACGGCCCGCTGATCGCCGAGGTGCCGGACCTGTCCACGGTGTCCGGGGTGCCCAGCGACTGCCACGGGCCGAATCCGCCGTCGACCGAGCTCTGGACGGCGTAGACGACTTCCCGGCCGTACTCCTGGGGCGTGGCGCCGAGGGTGGTGCGGGTGGCGAACACGCCGATCCGGCCGTCCCAGAGGCGGACGGCCGCCGCCCCGGAGTCGATGCCGTCGCCGGGCAGGAACTCGGGGCCCTGCCACAGGGCCTGGGGGCCGCTGCGCGACCAGTACGCCATCCGGCCGTCCAGCGCGGCGAAGGCCCACAGGCGTCCGGAGACGCCCTCGGTCATCCAGGAGGTGCCGTCGCCGCGGCTGTAGCGGATGGTCCGGTTCCAGCCGGCGCCGGTGGGCCGGGTCGCGGTCTTGCGGTCGCCGCAGCCGGCGGGGCTCCCGCACCAGTCCTGGTGGTCGGTCCAGGCGTAGGTCTTGAGATAGCCGAGCTTCTCCTCGGCCGTCTGCGGGTCGAGCGTCGGGGGCAGCGAGCTGTTCGGGTAGCTCACGTAGTTCTGGACCGAGAAGTGCGGCCGGTCCGTGGTCTTCGCGTAGCGCTCGGCGGCGGCCTGCACGAAGCGGGCGCCGTACATGTGGTCCTGGTGGTCGAGGAAGGCGCCGCCGCCCTCCGCCCTGCCGGGGGTCGGGTCCTGGGTCCGTATCGTCGTCGGCCGGTACGCCTCGAACACGCCCGCTATGGCGGCCACGGCCTGGTCCTTGGTGTAGGAGAACGAGTCCTTGACCGGTGTCCCGGAGGTCAGCTGGGCGCCCAGGGCGGGGGTCCGGCCGTCCCACAGGCCGCGCAGGCTCTCCGGGTTGTCCCCGGAGATGCTGCGGGCCTCGCGCAGCTCCATCCAGACGAGGTTGACCTGGGGCCGGGCGACCAGGACGTCCACCTCGGCACTGCCGCCACCGGCGGTGGGTACGGACGTGCGCTGCCAGGCGCCGGCGCGGTCCCCGGTGGCCATCTGGGCGTAGGCGGCGCGTATGCCGTTCTGCCGGGCTTCCGCGTAGGCGGCGCGGTCGGCGGGTCCGGCGGCGTCCTCCAGGTGCGGGCTGTGGGCCTCGTTCCTGCCGTCGGACTCACCGGAGGTCAGGTAGACGGTGGTGACCTTGATGCCCGTCGATATGGAACGGCTCAGGTCGGGGTTCATGAAGAAGAGGTCGTCGTCGGGGTGCGCGACGATCTGGAGGGCGGAGCCCTCGGTCACGCTCGGGGTGACCAGCACCTTGGCGGCGGCCTGCAGGTGCTCGGTCCCGTGTCCGTAGGCCCAGGCCGTAATTCCGGCGGTGCCGACGGAGAACGCGGCGAGCAGGGCCGCGAGTCGGGTGCGGCGGGCCAGGGACATGTACGGCGCCTTGAGGGTCGGTCCGGTGCGGCGAGCCGCCGGGGAGGTCGATCGGTGTCCCGATGGCTCCACTGCTTCCGGAGACGACCGGGGCCGATTATGTCCCGCACGCTGAAGGCTGACACACCATCAAGTCGCTTATGAGAACAAAGGGAGTTGTGGGAAGAAGAGGGCGATTTGGCCCATTTTGCGATGCTTGCGCGATTGGCCCGGAAAACCGGCCTGAACCGGCGTTTGCCCTGGCCACCCGCGGGTTGTGGGGGATCGCGACGGCCGCCGCGCGCGTCGGCTTCTTCGTCACCGACCCCCACAAGTGGCGCATTCCACACCTCCGGCCGACCGGTGCCGACCGTGACGCAGCTCTCACCGGACGACGGGGCGGCCCCGGAGCCCGGGCGGCTCGGCCTCCCCGGCTTTAACATGGACGGAAGCGACCGAAAGAGCCGAAAGAGCCGGGCCGGTGAATCCCCGGCATTCCGCCCGGGGGGATCGAGTCGTTCGAACGGCCCTGAGGACGGTCGATGCCCATGAAGCGCATTACGGCATGGCGCTCACGCAAGGGAATCCCCGCCGTCGCCACCGTCGTCACCCTGACCGCCGGATGCCTGCTCACCGGGGCCGCGGATCCCGCCGGGAAAGCGGCCTCCTGCCCCACGGCACCCCCGGACAGTTTCTGGCACGCCCCCGTGGACAGCCTGCCCGTGCACCCGAAATCCGGCCAGTACGTCGCCTCGATCGGCGCCGCCGAGCCGCTGCACCCGGATTTCGGATCGGGGCTCGCGGAAGGCCGCCCCTTCGGCATTCCCGTCACCGTCTCGGACACGACGCTGCCGGAATCCCAGGTGTCCCTGGACTACGCCGAGGAGAGCGACACCTCCGGGTACCGGATCCCGCCGGACGCCAGGATCGAGAACGGTCCGGCGAGCGACGGGGACCGCCACGTCGTCGTCTGGGACAAGGCCCTGTGCAAGTCCTACGAGCTGTTCGACGCGAAGCGGCAGGGCGGCAACGCCTGGCACGCCGGCTCGGGTGCCGTCTTCGACCTGCGGTCCAACGCCCTGCGGCCCGACGGATGGACGTCCGCCGACGCCGCCGGTCTCGCCATCCTCCCCGGCCTGGCGCGCTACGACGAGGCGGCCGACGGGCGCATCGACCACGCGATCCGCATCACCGTGCCCCGCTCCGACCGGAGCTACCTCTGGCCCGCGAGGCACCAGGCGGGCGCGGCGGCCGACGGCTCGCTGCCGCCGATGGGGCTGCGGCTGCGGCTCAAGAGCTCGGTGGACACCTCGCAACTGGCCCCGCAGGCCAAGGCCGTGGCCGACGCGCTCAAGAAGTACGGCGCCATCGTCGCGGACAACGGCTCGGCCTGGTACATCACCGGCGAGGAGAGCCCCGGCTGGGACAATGCCCAGCTCGACGGGCTGAAGGACTTCAAGGGATCGGACTTCGAGGCGGTCGACGCGTCCGGACTCCAGCAGTCACCGGACTCCGGAGCCGTCGCACCGCAGTGACCCCCCGCGGCCGCTCGTCACGCCCGCTGCACGGGGCAGGGCCGGTATGCGAGGCGCGGTACCGCATCCGGGTCCGCCGCGCCTCGGCCTTCCCGTCCATCGGCAGGACCCGGATGCGGCGGCGCCGCGCCCTGACGCGCGGACACCCCGGTGATCACCCCAACGGGTCCTTAAGACGCCTGGTCGTTCCCGCCGCCTGCCGGTTCCACCGCTCCCGCCCGGGGCTCGCTCCCTCCCAGGTCCAGCCGGAACGGGGGGTACTCGTCCGTCATGAGGGACGCGTAGACGAACACCCGCAGCATCCAGCGCACGAGCCCGACGAGGAGGTCGAACAGACCCCTCGGATAGCTCCCGGTGCACGTCAGGATCACCACCGCGACCAGGGAGAGCAGACCGACGAGACCGGAGGAGAACGGACTGTAGTCGTCGAAGGACTGGTACGCCCGCCAGCCGCCGGTGAACAGCAGCATGATCACGAGCAGCTGCGGGATGACCAGCAGCCACTTGACCAGGACCAGCCCGCGGGACAGCTGCTCCGGATAGACCAGGTCGACGCGGATCGGGTAGCCGGGCGTCTCCCGGAGCGTGAACGGCGGGTACTCGTCGGTGGCCATCACCGCCGAGCAGTAGTAGGTGACGCGCGTGTTCCAGCGTATGACGCCGACATTGAAATCGAAGAGTCGCCGCGGATAACTGCCGGTGATGAGGATGCTGAAGAACGCGATGATGCTCAGCAGCAGGAAAGCGATCTGCAGGACGGACAGCACGATGTAGTGCGGGATGGCGAGGATCCACTTCACCA is a window encoding:
- a CDS encoding DUF4389 domain-containing protein, coding for MSTAPAHPLSVEATLDPRLTRWKWLVKWILAIPHYIVLSVLQIAFLLLSIIAFFSILITGSYPRRLFDFNVGVIRWNTRVTYYCSAVMATDEYPPFTLRETPGYPIRVDLVYPEQLSRGLVLVKWLLVIPQLLVIMLLFTGGWRAYQSFDDYSPFSSGLVGLLSLVAVVILTCTGSYPRGLFDLLVGLVRWMLRVFVYASLMTDEYPPFRLDLGGSEPRAGAVEPAGGGNDQAS
- a CDS encoding PIG-L family deacetylase, whose amino-acid sequence is MSLARRTRLAALLAAFSVGTAGITAWAYGHGTEHLQAAAKVLVTPSVTEGSALQIVAHPDDDLFFMNPDLSRSISTGIKVTTVYLTSGESDGRNEAHSPHLEDAAGPADRAAYAEARQNGIRAAYAQMATGDRAGAWQRTSVPTAGGGSAEVDVLVARPQVNLVWMELREARSISGDNPESLRGLWDGRTPALGAQLTSGTPVKDSFSYTKDQAVAAIAGVFEAYRPTTIRTQDPTPGRAEGGGAFLDHQDHMYGARFVQAAAERYAKTTDRPHFSVQNYVSYPNSSLPPTLDPQTAEEKLGYLKTYAWTDHQDWCGSPAGCGDRKTATRPTGAGWNRTIRYSRGDGTSWMTEGVSGRLWAFAALDGRMAYWSRSGPQALWQGPEFLPGDGIDSGAAAVRLWDGRIGVFATRTTLGATPQEYGREVVYAVQSSVDGGFGPWQSLGTPDTVDRSGTSAISGPSVVVDPEGRMTVYVRDSRRTLRARAQETPGGEFGAWQALGGAGLQGDPVTATDDSGRRHVYAATAGSVLAWVQPAPGTPLRGPVPTGLPQTTGTLSVRAEGDGVRLFFRRPGIGTVATSLARAGGPAPEFSPVAEAGGLGGYGAVGIAGDLLAGRAGAGTVGVAATDGPQPWQESQMLYTGAPAGVAEGAGSAVAAALGLDADLHVITTVPAGGATPAGSRTPAPWHRAVQPWTLAQAGRPGSAVAGGQPPR